From the Candidatus Blochmannia vicinus genome, the window TACAGAATGTAGATATAGTAACAGTAAATTATTTGGCTACGCCTCCTGATACTTTTGGCGTTATATGTAAAGGATTAAGTACTATTGGATTAAATAAAAAATCAAATCGTATAGTTATAGAAAAACCATTGGGTACTAATTTGGATTCTGCTCGTATTATTAATGCTCAGATATCAAAATATTTTGAGGAGAAACAAATTTATCGAATTGATCATTATTTAGGAAAAGAAACAGTTTTAAATTTGTTGGCATTACGTTTCGCAAATTATTTATTTTCTGCAAATTGGGATAATAATACTATTGATCATGTGCAAATTACTGTAGCGGAAGAAGTAGGTATTGAAGGTCGTTGGGGTTATTTTGATTCGATAGGTCAAATGCGTGATATGATACAAAGTCATTTATTGCAGATTTTGACCATTATAGCTATGTCACCTCCATCTAATTTAAGTGCTGATTGTATTCGAGATGAAAAAGTTAAAGTGCTTCGATCATTGCGGAAGATTGATTGTAATAACGTACATAATGTTACAGTTCGTGGACAATATACGTCTGGTTTTATTCATGGGAAACCAGTTCCAGGCTATTTAGAAGAAAAGGGAGCTAATAAGAGCAGTAACACTGAGACATTTGTATCTCTTTGTGTTAATATAGACGACTGGCGTTGGGCTGGTGTTCCATTTTATTTGCGTACTGGAAAGAGATTACCAATTAAATGTTCTGAGATTGTAATTTTTTTTAAAAAACCAGTGATTAATTTATTTCCTGATTCATATCAAGATTTGCCTAATAATAAGTTGACCATTCGATTACAACCAGACGAAGGTATAGATGTTCAAATTTTGAATAAAATACCCGGATTAGGCCATAAGCATCGCTTACAAGCTACTAAATTAAATTTGAGTTTTTACAAAACTTTTTGTCCAGAACATATAGTTGATGCGTATGAGCGCTTATTATTAGAAACAATGCGCGGGATTCAAGCATTATTTGTTCGTCATGATGAAATAGAAGGAGCTTGGAAATGGGTTGATTCTGTCATACAATCTTGGGAATTAGAAGATAATGTACCAAAGCTTTATCAAGCTGGTACTTGGGGGCCTGTAGATTCAATGACCATGATAGCTAAAGATGGTCGTTTTTGGAATGAATATAAATTGTATACATAATTAATTTTGAATATATTACAGTTTTATTAATTTTTGAATTTTGTTAATTGATAAAGTTTTTAAATTTTAATTTAATATAAAGATATTGATATGTAATTGGGTATTTTAGATTGTTTCAAATATTGAAATACAAGTGTGTATTCTATGTACAGGATAGGATTACTTAAAATTGAGTGATTATGTATAGTAAAGCATTGTTTTTATATTTTGAGTTCTTTATTAAATAGGAAAATTATTTTTTATGGTACGTATTATATTATTTGTGATTACCAATTTATCGGTAATGATATTATTTGGCAGTATATTGAGTTTATTGGGATTTTGGTCTTCTACTACATTTGGGTTAGTCAGAATGGCTGGGATATTTGGTTTTGGGGGTGCTATTATTTCTTTATTTTTGTCAAAATTTGTAGCTTTATCTGCAGTTAATGGTGTAATCATTAACAAAGCATCTAACGACATGGAAAATTGGTTGTTAAAGATAATACATAAACAAGCCAATAAGTTGGATATTGTTGCGCCACAATTAGCTGTTTATGATTCTATGGATATGAATGCTTTTGCTACAGGTGCAAGAAGAAATGCAGCATTAATAGCAGTTAGTACTGGTCTTTTAAAAAATATGAAGCAGGAATCGATTGAAGCTGTTATTGCTCATGAAATGAATCATATTGCTTCTGGTGATATGATTACTATGACTCTCATTCAAGGTGTGGTTAATACTTTTGTTATTTTTATATCACGTAGTCTTGCTAAATTAATTTCTTATTGGACTTCATTTATGCAGGATCAAGATAATGAACAACTTGATACTAATGATTATCATGAAGATGTAAATAGTTCTTTGACGTATGTTATAGTATCTGCTCTTTTAGAGATTTTATTTGGTATGTTTGCAAGCGTGATTGTATTTTGGTTTTCTCGTCATCGTGAATTTTATGCAGATGCTGGATCTGCTAAATTAGTGGGATGTAGAAATATGATTTCTGCTTTACAAGAATTAAAACGTAGTCATGAGTCTAAAGTATCTAATAGCATCACTACTTTGTATATTAATAGTGTAAAAAAAAATAGTGTGATAAGTGATTTATTTGCATCTCATCCTTCTTTAGATAAACGGATAGAAGCGTTGCAACATGGTACTTATTTGAATAAATCGTCTTATTTTTTCTAAACAAATTATGTGCTTTATTTATTTTATTAAATAGTTGATTTATAGGTTTTTATAAATGATACCATCATATGATTTGCAAAATAAAAAATAAATGTTACTATGCAAACAGAGTTTGGTATAAGTTAAACTTTTTTGTAAATGTTTTTATTCTTTATATAAAAATGATCTGAAAGAATGAAGGAATGTATGTATATTATTGATTAATATCATATAGTCATATAATTATATGATAAGGTATCAGGTAAACCGAGGTATGTTTCCGTATGTAAGTAGTATTTTGATAAATTCAGTAAAGAAGTGTTGTTATGTATGAATAATATAATTTCCTCTTATTTGAATGTTTCACGAGAATAATAACTCTGGTTTGTCTTTTAATCGCTGTTACGGCAAATGTAAACACTCTAAAGGAAATATGTAAGATGGCAAAAATTAAAGGTCAAGTAAAGTGGTTTAATGAGTCTAAAGGTTTTGGTTTTATTACACCGTCAGATGGTAGTAAAGATGTTTTTGTACATTTTTCTGCTATTCAAGGAAATGGATTTAAGACTTTATCTGAAGGACAAAACGTAGAATTTGAAATTCAAGATGGACATAAAGGCCCATCTGCTGTTAACGTGACGACTTTATAATGTATGTGTATATGTACTTTATAATATAATTAAGGATATTAAAAGTATAAGGTGGTGGTAAAGAAGAGGAATTGTAAAAAATAAACAGCGAGTATCATGGTATACAAATTTACTGTTGATATGAAATACATAGATAGTAGTATTTAATTTTAAAGTTTAAAAAAATATGTGTAAAAACTATATATGTAGTATTAATGTGTTAATTTGGTAGTTTTGGAAGAGATCTAAAAAGTGTATAATGGTTACTGCTGTGTCTGTGTTTGTTGCTACAAAAAATAAGAGAACCTTTCTGTTGTTATGTGTTGTTGTAAACTTCAAGGTTCTCTTATTTTTTGTAGCCTTTTTATTTACTATCTACTGCTATTTGGTTAAAGACCTAATAATCCTATCCAGTATCCAAAAATTCCGATTCCGAAAAATCCTATAATAATCCATAGTGCATTTATTTTGTTATTTAGCAACCACATACAAGCAAATGTTAATAATAAAGGAATAAATCCAGGCATGAGTTGATCTAGAATATTTTGTACAGTTGTAACTACTATGTTTCCATTATTATCAGTAAGTTTAGAAAGTACACATGGAACGTTTACATGAGTCCATTTGTTAACTAATGCTCCCATAACAAATAAACCTAAAATTGAAGAACCTTCTGTTAATTTTTTTAACACTCCTCCTTTCATATCATTAACAATGCTTACTCCCTTCTTATAACCGTATATAATGCCATAATAACGAGTAGCTAATCTAGTTATGTTAAATAGAATAAAAAATAAACATGGACCTAATAGATTTCCACTCATAGCGATTCCTGCTCCTAAGGCAGCAAATACTGGTCTAGCAGTCCCCCAAAATATTGGATCACCTACTCCAGCAAGAGGACCCATTAATCCTATTTTTAAACCATTGATGGAAGCATTATCTATAGTAGTAGCACCATTAGCTTTTTGTTCTTCCATGGCCATGGTCACTCCTAATATAGGTGCGGCAACATAGGGATGTGTATTAAAGAATTCTAAATGTCGTTTAATTGCTTCTTTTTGATTTTCGCTGTGTTTAGGATATAAACGTTTAATTATTGGAATCATAGTAAAACAAAATCCTAGCGCTTGCATACGTTCAAAATTCCAAGATCCTTGAAAAAGGTTAGAACGAATAAAAGCCGCCCGTATATCACTTTTTCTTAATTTTATTATTTTTGTTTTGGTATGGATTGTTTGAGGGTTATTAATCATTATAATTACCTATTAATCTAGTCTAATTCGTCATCAAGTTTGTTTTGAGCTTTAACAGTCAAATCATGATTATTTTTTTGTGTAATTTGATTATATCGTGGAGATAATTGAATGTATAGGATAGCCATAATTATACCAATAATACCTAATGCGACTAAATTAAATTCGGTGAATGCTGTAATAACGAATCCCAGAAAAAAAAATGGCATTAGATATCCAGTGCGCATCATATTAATAACCATCGCATAACCAACTACAACTATAATACCTCCAGCAATGTTTAAACCATTAGTTATTACTTCTGGTATTGCGTGAAGCATGCGATGTATAGTTTCAGTTCCAACGGAAATTCCAACAATAGTAGCTGGAATTGCAACACGCATAGCCTGTAACATAAGAGCAGTAATATGAATCCAGCTTAAAATTGTTATATTACAGCGTTCTGCTGCTGTGTCAGCAGCATGTTGAAATGCTACAGTAATAGTACGTACAATAATAGTTAATACTTGTCCGGCAGCAGCTAATGGAATTGCTAAAGCAATTCCTGCTCCGATAGGTTGTTGTCCCATAATTACTAAGATGGTAGAAATAATTGAAGCTAAAGCAGTATCAGGCGCGACAGCGGCTCCTATGTTCATCCATCCAAGCGCTATCATTTCCAATGTTCCTCCAATAATAATCCCAGTTTTTATGTCTCCTAAGATTAAACCAATTAGAGTACATGCTATTAGTGGTCTATGACATTGAAATTCGTCAAGTATTGAACCCATTCCAATAATAGAAGATATAATAAACAATAAAAAAATTTGAAGTGCATTAATTTCCATTTCATTTTCCTAAAAATATGAAAATAAAACATTTTATTAATATAGTTCTCATATGAATTTATTAAATAAATATACATATGTAAATTAATTAGGAATGATTTATTTTTTTTATTAATTTCATTATTTTTAATGATGGATCTGATGGTACTTTACGTGCTTCTAATTCAATACCATATTGATCAAGTTTTTTAAAAGCCTCAATATCTATGTTATTTACTGATATAGCATTATTTATTTGTTTTTTGTCTTTATAAAAAGCCATTCCTCCAACATTTACTGAATTAATAGGGATACCGCCTTCAATAAGGCGTACAATATCTGTAGGATTAGTGAATAACATGATGACTTTATCTCCAGCATATTTAGGATTATTATATACGCGTATAGTTTTATCAATATCTAAGACATGAGCAGTTACTCCAGGAGGTGTTACTTGAGTCAATAAAGTTTTTCGGATCATATCTTTAGATACTTCATCGTTTACTACTATAATACGTGTAATGTTATATTCTTTAACCCAACGAGTAACTACTTGTCCATGAATTAGCCTGTCATCAATACGTGCTAAACAGATAACCATATGGTTTTTATTGTTTTTATTTAATAATGAATGCAAAATTTTATTTTTATTGGTGTTCTGGTCACTCTCTAATTGATTAGGATCAGAGCAATATTTTACAGATTTTATACTTTCGTTACCAGACTTCAATGCAATTTGTACTAATTCTTGACAAGTATGGGTATCGTCACGCGCCATGAATACTTCAATTAACATAGGGATATTTATACCCGTGACAATATCATATTTTTCTTTGTTTAATATGATGCTATGAGCAGCATTGAAAGGACTTCCTCCCCAGGTATCTACTAAGAATAATACACCTGCATTAGTATTAAGATTTGATAGACATGTATTATATTTTTTAATTAGTATTTCAGTATTTTCTTCAGGAAGTAATTCAATCCATGCAACATTTTTTTGTTTTCCCACAATCATTTCAGTGGTTTTAAGTAATTGTTCAGATACAGAACCATGAGCTCCTAATACTATAGCTATAGTCACTACTTTGTCCTCTTTGATACATTATCGATATTTTATTTTTTATTTTGTATTATTTTAATTTTTTAAAATAATACGGTATATATTTTTAGTTGTTTTTCATGTTGTTTACGATTTATTTTATGTTATGTACAATATGTAGGTTAATGTTTCTTTAGTATTTTAAAATACAAAACCATATGCTTATACTATTTTAGTTTTCTGATTTTATTTTAATCAATACATACGAAAGTAAGTATTGAGATACTTCAAAAGACAACTGATTACATTATACTGTCTTTTCTGTCATAATGATAGATTATCTTTAATGTTAAAATGCATGCTTTACAGCGGTATGTAAGAGATATTTTACATCATATCATAATAGTAGCATTTCTTTATTTAAGTAAAATTCACATAACCTTATGGCGATATATATTAACTTTTATCAATACCCTTTCCTACGCAAACTTTTATTTGATCATGTTTAATTTGTTGTTTAAAACTTCATTATGTAATCAGATATTTTAATATGTTTATATAAACATGCCATTAAATGATGTGTTATCTAACATTCAATGGAGGAGATTATCATGGAATTTTTAACGGACATTTCAATGTGGGTAGGATTATTAACTCTAGTGATTTTAGAAGTTGTACTCGGTATTGATAATTTAGTTTTTATTACTATCTTAGCAGATAAGCTGCCAAAAAAACAACGTGAACGTGCATGTATTATTGGTTTAACATTGGCATTAATAATGCGTATAGCATTATTATCTTTAATTTCGTGGTTTGCAACTCTCACAAAACCATTATGTAAAATCGCTGATTTTTCATTTTCTATTAGAGATTTAATTTTATTATTTGGTGGTATTTTTCTTTTATTTAAGGCAACTACTGAATTACATCAACAATTAGAACATAAAATACATAATAATACTACTCGTGGATACGCTAGTTTTTGGATAGTAGTAATACAGATTGTAGTTTTTGATGCTATTTTTTCTCTTGATGCAGTAATAACGGCTGTTGGTACAGTAGAAAATTTAATCATCATGATAATGGCAGTTATAATAGCGGTAACGTTGATGTTGTTATTATCTCGTTTGTTAACTAATTTTATTAATAATCATCAGACTGTAGTAGTTTTATGTTTGAGTTTTTTGTTAATTATCGGTTTAAGCTTAATTGCAGAAGGAATTGGATTTTATATACCAAAAGGTTATCTATATGTTGCTATTGGATTTTCAGTATTAATTGAATTATTTAATCAAATAGCTCACTGTAATTCTATGAAAGGTCAATCAACTAAATCAATGCGTGAACGTACTGCAGAAGTAATTATGAGGTTAATGGGTAATACGGTGCAATGGAGTTCTACTACAGAAAAAAATTATTCTATTTCTTCATCAACAACGCATTTTGCTGAAGAGGAGCGACATATGATTACTGGAGTGTTATCGTTAGCTTCACGTACTTTAAGAAGTATAATGACTCCTAGAAATGAAATTTCATGGTTAGATTCTAAAAAACCAGTACAGGAATTATATTCTATTTTAATGAATACTCCTCATAATATGTTTCCTGTATGTAACGGTGAATTAGATCAATTAATAGGAATTGTTCGTGCTAAAGATTTGATGGCAGCGATAGCTCATGGAGAGCAAGTGGAAACACATGCTGCAGAAAATTTGCCTATTGTGGTTCCAGAAACTTTAGATGTCTTAAATTTGTTGAAAGAATTACGTCGCGCGAGAGGTAGTATGGTTATTGTATCTAATGAGTTTGGGATTATTCAAGGACTAATAACCCCTTTGGATGTGCTAGAAGCTATAGCTGGTGAATTTCCTGATGAAGATGAAACACCAGAAATAGAAACAATTAATAATGGTACAGGTTGGTTAGCAAAAGGTAGTATGGATTTGCATGCATTGCAACAAGCATTACAAGCTCATGATTTAGTGCATGAATGTGATCATGTTGCTTCTTTAGCTGGATTATTATTATCTCGTTGTGATCGTATACCAAAAGAAGGTGATGTACTAACAATTAATAGATGGCGTTTTATAATTCGAAAAATGATAGAGTATCGTATTGAACTAGTGGAGATAGAACACTTTACTTTGTTTAATGAAACACATCAACAATAGATTTTTGTATAGATATATTTAAAAATATTATTGTTAGCAAATTATAGTAATTATATTAAATAAAATTTTTTCAATAACGGTAGTAATAGAGTATGTATTTTGTCTTTCATTTCTTGATATTCTATATTTTCGTCACTATCGAATACAATGCCGCTTCCTACTGAACAAAAGAGATTTTTTTTATCAGCTAATAGTGTTCTAATAGCAATATTGGTATCCATGTTCCCACAACAACTTAAGTATCCGATGCTTCCAGACCAAATACTTCGACGATGTGGTTCAAGTTGTTCGATTAACTTCATTGCTTGAATCTTTGGAGCCCCAGTTATAGATCCTCCAGGAAAGCATGCTCGTAATAAATCACAAGCAGAAAAATTATTAGCAAGCTTTCCTGTAATTGTGCTGATCATATGATGTACTCCTGTAAATGATTGGATATCAAATAATTTAGGTACATGAATACTGCCTGGAATAGCTACTTTTCCAATATCATTTCTTAATAAATCAACGATCATTAAATTTTCTGATCTATTTTTTATTGATTTAGATAATTTAATAATTTGGTGATAATCATCTTGTTTATTTTTTAGTCTGGGTAGTGTTCCTTTAATGGGTTGAGTTTTAATTTTCGTATCATGTAATTGTAGAAAACGTTCTGGGGATAAACTAAGTATACTTAATTTATTTGGCAGCCTAATAAATCCTGAAAAAGGTGCATGATTATAATTTAATAAATAACGGAACGCTATCCAAGTATTGCCTATATATGGGGTATAAAAACGTTGAGAAAGACATACTTGATAACAATTACCTATAGTTATATGTTTTTTTATAATATTAAATTTTTCTGAATATTCAGATTGGTTAATATTACTTCTCCATGGTTTTGTAATACGAAATGATGTACGATCAATGTGATTTCTGTATGTATATTGTTGATATATCCAGGGTAAAATTTGGTTAGGCTCATCATGAGTAACAAGGTAATTTTTATAAAGTTTATGATCAGAAATGATTGCCCAACGATATAAACCTATTGCCATATCTGGAAACAGGAGATCTTGCTTTGCTAATGTTGGTAATGATTCGATACATCTTGCGAGGTCATATCCAAATATACCTAAAAATCCACCTTGAAATGGTAATTTAAGTTTATGACTATTACATGATTCCATATTAATAATATGAGTATATTCTTTTAATAATATAAAAGGATCTGTATTACTAATCTTATGATTTTTGTTATGAGAAATTGTAGTGATATTATTTTTAGTAACTAATGTTAATACTGGATCAGTAACTAATATATCGAAACGACTATCTGGGTGTTGATTATTATGCCCAGAATACAGCAGCATAGACCATGCTGTATTGGATAAAGGTTCAAAAAGATTTAATATAGCATCGGGGCGATAAGGTAATTCTATAAGATGTATTCCCATTAAAAATAGACATTCCTTTATGTTTTGAAAATATGTGTTAATTATGTTAGTTATATTAATAAAGATAAGGTATTAATATTAATTGTATGATATTTTATCATTTTAAAATTATTAAAGAATGTATAATAATTTATTATTTTATATTGTGTTAGGTATATTTATTTTCATATTGTGTTTTATTTTGAAGCAAACGTAAAACGATAAATCTTTATTACGATATATATTATTATTTTGAAAAATTAAGTTGTGATAGCACTCATTTTTTATAAAAAAAATGAGTGCTATCACAACTTAATTTTTTAGTGTTGGTAATTTTTTCTTGAATTTAATTGGTATTTTATAGTTTATATGATAAACATAGCACGTATAATATAATTTTTTTATGATACTTTCAATATATAATTTTATTGTATTTATGTGATATGTCTACTCGAATTTTGGCTTTTGATACTACTACTGAATTATGTTCTGTTGCTTTGATGATCGATCATCACATATATGATCACAAAATTGTAGCATTAAGACGTCATTCAGAAAAGATATTACCTATGATTAATAAATTATTATCAGAAGTAGGTGTTACCTTGCAATCTCTTGATTGCATTATATTTAATAGAGGTCCGGGTAGCTTTGTGGGGGTACGAATTGGCATATGTGTTGCACAAGGGTTAGCATTGGGAGCTGATTTGCCATTAGTGGAAGTATCTTCTTTGGTAGTACTAGCTCAAGGAGCTTGGCGTATTTTTTCTATTAAACAAATTATATCTACTATTGATGCACGTATGGGCGAATTGTATTGCGCTCGTTATCGGATGAGTGATAATGATTGTTGGATATGTTATAGTAATGAGTCTATTATGACAGCAGAGATAATTGCGGCAGAGTTAACATCTTATAATACAATGTTGCAAGGTAGTTGGGTACTTGCAGGTACAGGTTGGAATAACTATTCAGTGTTAGAACATATCAAAGTAAGTGATACTATTTTTTTAAGGAAGATTGTCATGTCACCTGAAGCACGGGATATGTTACCATTAGGAATGCATAGTTGGAGAAATAAAATGTTTTTGACTCCAAGTCAGGTACAACCTGTTTATTTACGTAATAAAATAGTTTCTACATAAACAATATTGGTTTAGTATCAAATGTGGTATTTAATACTTAATATCGTATACAATACTAGTAAGGTATATGGATGAGTTTTTGTTAATAGTTTGTGTGTGAAAATATTGCATATATGGTTTATTATGGGTTGTGAGATGTTATAATATAATCTATTGTAGAATTGACCGTATAAATAAAAAGATAATGTAAATGTTATCCATATATTTAATTTCATTGCAATTTTGATTGAAATAGAGTGGTTTATTAGAAAATTAGTAAATAAATGATGAGGGATGAATATATTTTTATAATATTAGTT encodes:
- the zwf gene encoding glucose-6-phosphate dehydrogenase gives rise to the protein MQATSITQACNLIIFGTKGDLTRRKLFPSLYQLEKIGAIHPDTRIIGVGRAEWSLVMYIEVVYAALKKFMQDPIDESLWCIFRARLDFCNLDVYRTERFIHLLDKLQNVDIVTVNYLATPPDTFGVICKGLSTIGLNKKSNRIVIEKPLGTNLDSARIINAQISKYFEEKQIYRIDHYLGKETVLNLLALRFANYLFSANWDNNTIDHVQITVAEEVGIEGRWGYFDSIGQMRDMIQSHLLQILTIIAMSPPSNLSADCIRDEKVKVLRSLRKIDCNNVHNVTVRGQYTSGFIHGKPVPGYLEEKGANKSSNTETFVSLCVNIDDWRWAGVPFYLRTGKRLPIKCSEIVIFFKKPVINLFPDSYQDLPNNKLTIRLQPDEGIDVQILNKIPGLGHKHRLQATKLNLSFYKTFCPEHIVDAYERLLLETMRGIQALFVRHDEIEGAWKWVDSVIQSWELEDNVPKLYQAGTWGPVDSMTMIAKDGRFWNEYKLYT
- the htpX gene encoding protease HtpX; this encodes MVRIILFVITNLSVMILFGSILSLLGFWSSTTFGLVRMAGIFGFGGAIISLFLSKFVALSAVNGVIINKASNDMENWLLKIIHKQANKLDIVAPQLAVYDSMDMNAFATGARRNAALIAVSTGLLKNMKQESIEAVIAHEMNHIASGDMITMTLIQGVVNTFVIFISRSLAKLISYWTSFMQDQDNEQLDTNDYHEDVNSSLTYVIVSALLEILFGMFASVIVFWFSRHREFYADAGSAKLVGCRNMISALQELKRSHESKVSNSITTLYINSVKKNSVISDLFASHPSLDKRIEALQHGTYLNKSSYFF
- the cspE gene encoding transcription antiterminator/RNA stability regulator CspE, which gives rise to MAKIKGQVKWFNESKGFGFITPSDGSKDVFVHFSAIQGNGFKTLSEGQNVEFEIQDGHKGPSAVNVTTL
- a CDS encoding PTS mannose transporter subunit IID, with translation MINNPQTIHTKTKIIKLRKSDIRAAFIRSNLFQGSWNFERMQALGFCFTMIPIIKRLYPKHSENQKEAIKRHLEFFNTHPYVAAPILGVTMAMEEQKANGATTIDNASINGLKIGLMGPLAGVGDPIFWGTARPVFAALGAGIAMSGNLLGPCLFFILFNITRLATRYYGIIYGYKKGVSIVNDMKGGVLKKLTEGSSILGLFVMGALVNKWTHVNVPCVLSKLTDNNGNIVVTTVQNILDQLMPGFIPLLLTFACMWLLNNKINALWIIIGFFGIGIFGYWIGLLGL
- a CDS encoding PTS mannose/fructose/sorbose transporter subunit IIC is translated as MEINALQIFLLFIISSIIGMGSILDEFQCHRPLIACTLIGLILGDIKTGIIIGGTLEMIALGWMNIGAAVAPDTALASIISTILVIMGQQPIGAGIALAIPLAAAGQVLTIIVRTITVAFQHAADTAAERCNITILSWIHITALMLQAMRVAIPATIVGISVGTETIHRMLHAIPEVITNGLNIAGGIIVVVGYAMVINMMRTGYLMPFFFLGFVITAFTEFNLVALGIIGIIMAILYIQLSPRYNQITQKNNHDLTVKAQNKLDDELD
- a CDS encoding TerC family protein; translated protein: MEFLTDISMWVGLLTLVILEVVLGIDNLVFITILADKLPKKQRERACIIGLTLALIMRIALLSLISWFATLTKPLCKIADFSFSIRDLILLFGGIFLLFKATTELHQQLEHKIHNNTTRGYASFWIVVIQIVVFDAIFSLDAVITAVGTVENLIIMIMAVIIAVTLMLLLSRLLTNFINNHQTVVVLCLSFLLIIGLSLIAEGIGFYIPKGYLYVAIGFSVLIELFNQIAHCNSMKGQSTKSMRERTAEVIMRLMGNTVQWSSTTEKNYSISSSTTHFAEEERHMITGVLSLASRTLRSIMTPRNEISWLDSKKPVQELYSILMNTPHNMFPVCNGELDQLIGIVRAKDLMAAIAHGEQVETHAAENLPIVVPETLDVLNLLKELRRARGSMVIVSNEFGIIQGLITPLDVLEAIAGEFPDEDETPEIETINNGTGWLAKGSMDLHALQQALQAHDLVHECDHVASLAGLLLSRCDRIPKEGDVLTINRWRFIIRKMIEYRIELVEIEHFTLFNETHQQ
- the pabB gene encoding aminodeoxychorismate synthase component I, producing the protein MGIHLIELPYRPDAILNLFEPLSNTAWSMLLYSGHNNQHPDSRFDILVTDPVLTLVTKNNITTISHNKNHKISNTDPFILLKEYTHIINMESCNSHKLKLPFQGGFLGIFGYDLARCIESLPTLAKQDLLFPDMAIGLYRWAIISDHKLYKNYLVTHDEPNQILPWIYQQYTYRNHIDRTSFRITKPWRSNINQSEYSEKFNIIKKHITIGNCYQVCLSQRFYTPYIGNTWIAFRYLLNYNHAPFSGFIRLPNKLSILSLSPERFLQLHDTKIKTQPIKGTLPRLKNKQDDYHQIIKLSKSIKNRSENLMIVDLLRNDIGKVAIPGSIHVPKLFDIQSFTGVHHMISTITGKLANNFSACDLLRACFPGGSITGAPKIQAMKLIEQLEPHRRSIWSGSIGYLSCCGNMDTNIAIRTLLADKKNLFCSVGSGIVFDSDENIEYQEMKDKIHTLLLPLLKKFYLI
- the tsaB gene encoding tRNA (adenosine(37)-N6)-threonylcarbamoyltransferase complex dimerization subunit type 1 TsaB, which gives rise to MSTRILAFDTTTELCSVALMIDHHIYDHKIVALRRHSEKILPMINKLLSEVGVTLQSLDCIIFNRGPGSFVGVRIGICVAQGLALGADLPLVEVSSLVVLAQGAWRIFSIKQIISTIDARMGELYCARYRMSDNDCWICYSNESIMTAEIIAAELTSYNTMLQGSWVLAGTGWNNYSVLEHIKVSDTIFLRKIVMSPEARDMLPLGMHSWRNKMFLTPSQVQPVYLRNKIVST